One region of Skermanella mucosa genomic DNA includes:
- a CDS encoding HlyD family secretion protein: MSSDAVINARVAMVRSPIDGYLEMKPLAIGQRVHAREPLGSVTDERADDARVQDLERAADALAAETALLRARLADLKGSRAELAGRTLSYQEGRLRQLRAQIDEAEAMLAGARATSHESEATLVRAEELKAKGIQSAAVLDKASASHSVAALAAKAAAARVETLRIQHAAASKGTFLGDSYNDTPYSSQRTMELDLLAAELRAGLEERTGRLAKVRDHIAVERQRVGRMREAFLNSPVDGRVWEAALGAGEYARKGQDILRLLDCSTTVVTASVGERDYNRLRVGDPARFRLAGTRRSYDAVVLRLAGSGAATVYNNMAISPGPDHLQRYDVALSVPGLLHDPEANCAVGRTGKISFSGIGGATGRLRSWLGL; the protein is encoded by the coding sequence GTGAGCAGCGATGCCGTGATCAATGCCCGGGTCGCCATGGTCAGGTCTCCGATCGACGGGTATCTGGAAATGAAACCCCTGGCGATCGGCCAGCGCGTCCATGCCCGCGAGCCGCTGGGCAGCGTCACGGACGAGCGGGCCGACGATGCGCGGGTCCAGGACCTGGAGCGCGCCGCCGACGCCTTGGCGGCGGAGACCGCCCTGCTCCGGGCCAGGCTCGCCGACCTGAAGGGCAGCAGGGCGGAACTGGCCGGACGTACCTTGTCCTACCAGGAGGGCCGGCTCCGCCAGCTCCGCGCCCAGATCGACGAGGCGGAGGCCATGCTGGCCGGCGCGCGGGCGACCAGCCACGAGTCCGAAGCCACCCTGGTGCGGGCCGAGGAGCTGAAGGCCAAGGGCATCCAGTCCGCGGCCGTGCTGGACAAGGCGAGCGCCAGCCACAGCGTCGCGGCCCTGGCCGCGAAGGCGGCCGCCGCCCGGGTCGAGACGCTGAGGATCCAGCACGCGGCGGCCTCCAAGGGCACCTTCCTGGGCGACAGCTACAACGACACGCCCTATTCCAGCCAGCGGACGATGGAACTGGACCTGCTGGCCGCCGAACTGCGCGCCGGCCTGGAGGAGCGCACCGGCCGGCTCGCCAAGGTGCGCGACCACATCGCCGTGGAGCGCCAGCGGGTCGGCCGGATGCGCGAGGCGTTCCTGAACTCCCCCGTGGACGGCCGGGTCTGGGAAGCGGCGCTGGGCGCCGGCGAATATGCCCGCAAGGGCCAGGACATCCTGCGTCTGCTGGACTGCTCGACCACGGTGGTCACCGCGTCGGTCGGCGAGCGCGACTACAACCGCCTGCGGGTCGGCGACCCCGCCCGGTTCCGGCTGGCCGGCACGCGCCGGAGCTACGACGCGGTGGTCCTCCGGCTCGCCGGCTCGGGCGCCGCGACGGTCTACAACAACATGGCGATCAGCCCGGGGCCGGACCATCTCCAGCGCTACGACGTGGCCCTGTCGGTGCCCGGCCTGCTGCACGACCCG
- a CDS encoding MarR family winged helix-turn-helix transcriptional regulator, with translation MADVKTGVNPLFLREEELRQGMELLFYAYRDFTAEPDAILGKIGLGRAHHRVIYFIGRNPAITVTELLSILRITKQSLSRVLSELVRLGFVTQRPGVRDRRQRLLELTEKGVELERQLSESQRQRIAKAYRKAGAVAVEGFREVMLGIIDDEDRPKFTARMDRPPPKR, from the coding sequence ATGGCTGACGTAAAAACCGGGGTGAACCCCCTCTTCCTGCGCGAGGAGGAATTGCGCCAGGGCATGGAGCTGCTGTTCTACGCCTATCGCGACTTCACCGCCGAACCCGATGCAATCCTTGGCAAAATCGGCCTCGGGCGGGCCCATCACAGGGTCATATACTTCATCGGCCGGAACCCGGCGATCACAGTTACAGAGCTGCTATCGATTCTGCGCATAACGAAGCAGAGCCTGTCGCGCGTGCTGAGCGAGCTGGTCCGCCTGGGCTTCGTGACCCAGCGGCCGGGCGTGCGCGACCGCCGCCAGCGGTTGCTGGAGCTGACCGAGAAGGGCGTCGAGCTGGAGCGCCAGCTGTCCGAGAGCCAGCGCCAGCGGATCGCCAAGGCCTACCGCAAGGCCGGCGCCGTCGCCGTGGAGGGCTTCCGCGAGGTCATGCTGGGGATCATCGACGACGAGGACCGCCCGAAATTCACCGCCAGGATGGACCGCCCGCCCCCCAAACGCTGA
- a CDS encoding methyl-accepting chemotaxis protein encodes MGGRVEQGLEPVRSRFSLKSINQKVILSVALLLIGGLGGLVAYQSYTSRVLALSTFDDSNAILTATLSDNMSSAVKYARAEALANSYKEIAQNPRAGLDGVMVQAIDGKLLNEFAQPGFDKSLLQAFVESHKLPADSNIVTASTDDHTYMIIPVAFGSQRERIGTLAVAWSRAAVMKAIADDTMASALISIGIVALLVTALYLLLRLVVIRPTGVISEAMAKITRGDLNFELDLVRRGDEIGTMARAVGVFRENALKVLDFAREQDRLKAEAEQKRVEMVGNMANDFDRKMASVLDTVSRSADEMASFARAMSEKMNEAERGTAEITRATDTTISNVGNIAAATEELSATTSEIAQRINESVDVARKTASAADQTSRTIADLAAQALKIGDIVQLINDIAGKTNLLALNATIEAARAGEAGRGFAVVASEVKALASQTAQATDEITHQIMGVQQVTNRAVEEIRTISAVTDGAREIASGIAAAVEEQNITTQDISQAAAHAANGTQAVASNINVVTLGVVDASQTTRQLLEASQEVTKQFDYLRTQVKQFLNDMRAA; translated from the coding sequence ATGGGAGGGCGTGTGGAGCAAGGCTTGGAGCCGGTCAGGAGCAGGTTTTCGCTCAAGAGCATCAATCAGAAGGTCATCCTGTCTGTTGCGCTGCTGCTGATCGGCGGGCTCGGCGGGCTCGTCGCCTATCAGAGCTACACGTCGCGCGTCCTGGCGCTCAGCACCTTCGACGACAGCAACGCCATCCTCACCGCGACGCTGAGTGACAACATGTCCAGCGCGGTGAAGTATGCGCGGGCCGAGGCGCTGGCCAACTCCTACAAGGAGATCGCGCAGAACCCGCGCGCCGGGCTGGACGGGGTGATGGTGCAGGCCATCGACGGCAAGCTCCTCAACGAGTTCGCGCAGCCCGGCTTCGACAAGTCCCTGCTCCAGGCCTTCGTCGAGTCCCACAAGCTGCCGGCCGACAGCAACATCGTGACGGCCTCGACCGACGACCACACCTACATGATCATCCCGGTGGCGTTCGGCAGCCAGCGCGAGCGGATCGGCACCCTGGCGGTCGCCTGGAGCCGGGCCGCCGTGATGAAGGCGATCGCGGACGACACCATGGCGTCGGCCCTGATCTCCATCGGGATCGTGGCGCTGCTCGTCACCGCGCTCTACCTGCTGCTCCGCCTCGTGGTCATTCGCCCGACCGGGGTCATCTCCGAAGCCATGGCGAAGATCACGCGCGGCGACCTGAACTTCGAGCTGGACCTGGTCCGGCGCGGCGACGAGATCGGCACCATGGCGCGCGCGGTCGGCGTGTTCCGCGAGAACGCGCTCAAGGTCCTCGACTTCGCCCGCGAGCAGGACCGCCTCAAGGCGGAGGCCGAGCAGAAGCGGGTCGAGATGGTCGGCAACATGGCCAACGACTTCGACCGCAAGATGGCGTCCGTGCTCGACACCGTGTCGCGGTCGGCCGACGAGATGGCCTCCTTCGCCCGCGCCATGTCGGAGAAGATGAACGAGGCCGAGCGCGGCACCGCGGAGATCACCCGCGCCACCGACACCACCATTTCCAACGTCGGCAACATCGCCGCGGCGACGGAGGAGCTGTCCGCCACCACCAGCGAGATCGCCCAGCGGATCAACGAGAGCGTCGACGTCGCCCGCAAGACCGCCAGCGCCGCCGACCAGACCAGCCGGACCATCGCCGACCTCGCCGCCCAGGCGCTCAAGATCGGCGACATCGTCCAGCTCATCAACGACATCGCGGGCAAGACGAACCTGCTGGCGCTGAACGCCACCATCGAGGCGGCGCGCGCGGGCGAAGCCGGCCGGGGCTTCGCCGTCGTCGCGTCGGAGGTCAAGGCCCTGGCCAGCCAGACCGCCCAGGCGACCGACGAGATCACCCACCAGATCATGGGCGTCCAGCAGGTCACCAACCGCGCGGTGGAGGAAATCCGCACGATCTCCGCCGTCACCGACGGCGCGCGGGAGATCGCCTCCGGCATCGCCGCCGCCGTGGAGGAGCAGAACATCACCACCCAGGACATCTCGCAGGCGGCCGCCCACGCCGCCAACGGCACCCAGGCGGTCGCCAGCAACATCAACGTGGTCACCCTGGGCGTGGTCGACGCCAGCCAGACGACCCGCCAGCTGCTGGAGGCGAGCCAGGAGGTGACGAAGCAGTTCGACTACCTGCGGACCCAGGTCAAGCAATTCCTCAACGACATGCGGGCCGCGTAG
- a CDS encoding branched-chain amino acid aminotransferase produces the protein MSMLPFDDREGQIWFDGELIPWRDAKVHVLTHGLHYASCVFEGERVYNGSVFKLTEHSERLAKSAEVLGFSLPYSVEEIDAATNLVVKAQGYTDAYVRPVAWRGSEMMGVSAQQNTIHVAIACWEWPSYFSPEARMAGIKLQTSKWARPAPNTAPTSSKAAGLYMICTMSKHAAENEGFHDALMLDYRGRVAEATGANFFMAVDGKLHTPTPDCFLDGITRRTVIDLAKRRGIEVIERAIMPDELKTAEEIFLTGTAAEVTPVGQIDDLKFTPGQMCKTLMTDYDTLVRGATAAAAAE, from the coding sequence ATGTCCATGCTTCCCTTCGATGACCGCGAGGGCCAGATCTGGTTCGATGGCGAACTGATCCCGTGGCGCGACGCCAAGGTCCATGTCCTGACCCACGGCCTGCACTATGCAAGCTGTGTATTCGAAGGTGAGCGGGTTTACAACGGTTCCGTCTTCAAGCTGACGGAACATTCCGAGCGGCTCGCCAAGTCCGCCGAAGTGCTGGGCTTTTCGCTGCCTTACAGCGTCGAGGAGATCGACGCGGCGACCAACCTGGTGGTCAAGGCGCAGGGCTACACCGACGCCTATGTGCGGCCGGTCGCGTGGCGCGGCAGCGAGATGATGGGCGTCTCCGCCCAGCAGAACACCATCCACGTGGCGATCGCCTGCTGGGAGTGGCCGAGCTATTTCTCGCCGGAGGCGCGGATGGCCGGCATCAAGCTGCAGACCAGCAAATGGGCGCGCCCGGCTCCCAACACGGCGCCGACCAGCAGCAAGGCCGCCGGCCTCTACATGATCTGCACCATGAGCAAGCACGCGGCCGAGAACGAAGGGTTCCACGACGCGCTGATGCTGGACTACCGCGGCCGCGTGGCCGAGGCGACCGGCGCCAACTTCTTCATGGCGGTGGACGGCAAGCTGCACACCCCGACACCGGACTGCTTCCTGGACGGCATCACCCGCCGCACCGTGATCGACCTCGCCAAGCGGCGCGGCATCGAGGTGATCGAGCGGGCGATCATGCCGGACGAACTCAAGACGGCCGAAGAGATCTTCCTGACCGGCACCGCCGCCGAGGTGACCCCGGTCGGCCAGATCGACGACCTGAAGTTCACGCCCGGCCAGATGTGCAAGACGCTGATGACCGACTACGACACCCTGGTGCGCGGCGCCACCGCGGCGGCGGCGGCGGAATAG
- a CDS encoding NACHT domain-containing protein, with product MVGRAEIFTKILGGPIADLLLKSAGLDGVARGAHAAMDLLAKDIDQREAADKVKRLADLLAREIATEGAKAFDAESVAVDAGRVAEALASAVRTLASAEALLARNLDAGRVAATLREVPRPDDLGTAEAELYDHALPRLARALVAKADSLPRFTGEMSRAFLDRIDALLAGQGRMAGTLSAIGAGVSRLAGDFADYESRFRNWMARTNETLELFGADIPEAAKEQALSVAYVSLSLSRTRRDGDSESRTAEGLFNALPGLGGRILIRGDAGSGKTTLMRWATVKMGQGLDGRSWETARKGRSDEDPNPPRDWRTLVPFLLRLREYDGDLPDVERFADKAAADIGTPPAGWILDVLRSGQGFILLDGVDEIPKFRRAKYAKRIRSLTENYPDCLFAVTSRPTAVPGDWLADCGFVNADINPLAPLDQTHLVEKWHLAMSSGADAKKKESLREHEAALKDRLVAEPGLARLGSNPLMLAMLCALHYGSRGNLPLRQYKLCDVLCRMLVHDRDILSRLNVGTIDPDYGRLDDDQKRMLLRDIAYHMVDDTKRPGGSTIRLDALDGILKEALAKFGQTVTDPAALRDVLIDRSGVLRKATNDHVDFIHNTLKEFLAAEKFITCGFAEKLAARADQREWWPVILLAAGGNNQDFSDRLIGDILEAASKVPEKKKRPLHILAWTCGVNAVAVSPELRAELANLEDDLVPPANLTEADMLASGGERVLDRLARRKPRGTAQTVATIRAVRTIGTSKAKCEILKFRDTKAKAVLDELVQILNPLSLPHVLERLRKGEGLEDGWRRFVSDLSPLSGLKGLQSLDLMDTGVTDVSALSGLTGLEYLDLGRTGVTDVSALSGLTGLQILDLSGTGVTDVSALSGLTGLEYLDLGRTGVTDVSTLSGLTGLQILDLSGTGVTDVSALSGLAGLELLKLGRTGVTDVSALSGLTGLQILDLSGTGVTDVSALSGLTGLEYLDLRRTGVTDVSTLSGLTGLQILDLSGTGVTDVPAMSGLTGLRILGMDRASRA from the coding sequence ATGGTCGGTCGGGCGGAAATCTTCACGAAGATCCTCGGCGGCCCGATCGCGGATTTGCTCCTGAAGTCCGCGGGACTGGACGGCGTTGCCCGCGGCGCCCATGCCGCCATGGACCTGCTGGCCAAGGATATCGACCAGCGGGAGGCCGCGGACAAGGTCAAGCGCCTCGCCGACCTTCTCGCCCGGGAGATCGCGACAGAAGGGGCCAAGGCGTTCGACGCGGAGTCCGTCGCCGTCGATGCCGGCCGGGTGGCGGAGGCATTGGCATCCGCCGTGCGCACCCTCGCGTCCGCCGAGGCGCTGTTGGCTCGGAACCTTGATGCCGGCCGCGTCGCCGCGACCCTGCGGGAGGTCCCAAGGCCGGACGATCTGGGCACGGCGGAGGCGGAACTCTATGACCATGCCCTGCCCAGGCTGGCCCGAGCGCTGGTCGCCAAGGCCGACTCGCTGCCCCGTTTCACAGGGGAGATGTCCCGCGCCTTCCTCGACCGCATCGACGCGCTGCTGGCCGGGCAGGGGCGGATGGCCGGAACCCTGTCGGCCATCGGAGCCGGCGTATCCCGCTTGGCGGGTGATTTCGCCGATTACGAAAGCCGCTTCCGGAACTGGATGGCGCGCACCAACGAAACCCTGGAACTGTTCGGCGCCGATATTCCCGAAGCTGCCAAAGAGCAAGCGCTGTCGGTCGCCTATGTCTCGCTCAGCTTGTCCCGGACCCGCAGGGATGGTGATTCGGAAAGCCGTACCGCCGAAGGTCTGTTCAATGCGCTGCCGGGTCTGGGCGGCCGGATTCTCATCCGCGGCGATGCCGGCAGCGGCAAGACCACGCTGATGCGATGGGCGACGGTGAAGATGGGGCAGGGGCTGGACGGCCGGTCATGGGAGACGGCACGCAAGGGTCGATCGGATGAAGACCCGAATCCCCCTCGCGATTGGCGTACGCTGGTCCCCTTCCTGCTCAGGTTGCGCGAATACGACGGCGACCTGCCAGACGTCGAGAGATTCGCCGACAAGGCCGCGGCCGACATCGGCACTCCGCCGGCGGGATGGATTCTGGATGTCCTCAGATCCGGCCAGGGCTTCATCCTGCTCGACGGGGTGGACGAGATCCCGAAGTTCCGCCGAGCCAAATACGCCAAGCGCATCAGATCGTTAACTGAGAACTATCCCGATTGCCTGTTCGCCGTGACGAGCCGCCCGACGGCGGTGCCCGGCGATTGGCTCGCCGACTGCGGCTTCGTCAATGCCGACATCAACCCCTTGGCCCCGCTTGACCAGACCCATCTGGTTGAGAAATGGCACCTCGCCATGAGCAGCGGAGCGGACGCGAAGAAGAAGGAAAGCCTCAGGGAGCACGAGGCGGCACTGAAGGACCGCCTTGTCGCAGAACCAGGACTGGCAAGGCTCGGCAGTAATCCGCTGATGTTGGCGATGCTTTGCGCTCTGCATTACGGCAGTCGAGGCAATCTGCCTCTACGCCAGTATAAGCTGTGCGACGTCCTGTGCCGGATGCTGGTCCACGACCGCGATATCCTGAGCAGGCTGAATGTCGGGACGATCGACCCGGATTACGGCCGCCTCGATGATGATCAGAAGCGCATGCTGCTCCGGGATATCGCCTATCACATGGTGGACGATACCAAGCGGCCGGGGGGATCGACCATCAGGCTTGATGCCCTTGACGGCATCCTTAAGGAAGCCCTGGCGAAGTTCGGCCAGACCGTCACTGACCCTGCGGCGCTCCGCGACGTGCTGATCGACCGCAGCGGCGTGCTGCGCAAGGCGACCAACGACCATGTGGATTTCATCCACAACACCCTCAAGGAATTCCTCGCCGCCGAGAAATTCATCACCTGTGGCTTCGCCGAGAAACTGGCGGCGCGGGCGGATCAGCGGGAGTGGTGGCCGGTCATCCTGCTGGCCGCCGGCGGCAACAACCAGGATTTCTCGGATCGGCTGATCGGGGATATCCTGGAGGCGGCCTCCAAGGTTCCGGAAAAGAAGAAACGCCCGCTGCACATCCTCGCCTGGACCTGCGGTGTCAATGCGGTCGCAGTCTCTCCAGAGCTTCGTGCCGAGTTGGCGAACCTTGAAGACGATCTGGTCCCGCCCGCCAATCTTACCGAGGCGGACATGCTCGCCAGCGGCGGGGAGAGGGTGCTCGATCGCCTGGCCCGTCGAAAACCGCGGGGTACGGCCCAGACCGTCGCGACCATTCGTGCTGTGCGCACGATTGGGACGAGCAAGGCAAAGTGCGAAATTCTGAAGTTTCGCGATACCAAAGCCAAGGCTGTCCTTGACGAGCTTGTGCAGATTCTCAATCCCCTAAGCCTGCCGCATGTTTTGGAGCGGCTCCGTAAGGGAGAAGGTCTGGAAGACGGCTGGCGCCGCTTTGTCAGCGACCTGTCCCCGCTATCCGGCCTCAAGGGGCTGCAATCCCTCGATTTGATGGACACGGGCGTGACGGACGTGTCAGCGCTGTCCGGCCTCACGGGGCTGGAATACCTCGATTTGGGACGCACGGGCGTGACGGACGTGTCAGCGCTGTCCGGCCTTACGGGGCTGCAAATCCTCGATTTGAGCGGCACGGGCGTGACGGATGTGTCAGCGCTGTCCGGCCTCACGGGGCTGGAATACCTCGATTTGGGACGCACCGGCGTGACGGATGTGTCAACGCTGTCCGGCCTCACGGGGCTGCAAATCCTCGATTTGAGCGGCACGGGCGTGACGGATGTGTCAGCGCTGTCCGGCCTCGCGGGGCTGGAACTCCTCAAATTGGGACGCACGGGCGTGACGGATGTGTCAGCGCTGTCCGGCCTCACGGGGCTGCAAATCCTCGATTTGAGCGGCACGGGCGTGACGGATGTGTCAGCGCTGTCCGGCCTCACGGGGCTGGAATACCTCGATTTGAGACGCACGGGCGTGACGGACGTGTCAACGCTGTCCGGCCTCACGGGGCTGCAAATCCTCGATTTGAGCGGCACGGGCGTGACGGATGTGCCTGCGATGTCCGGCCTCACGGGACTGCGTATCCTTGGCATGGATCGAGCCTCGCGGGCGTGA
- a CDS encoding phytanoyl-CoA dioxygenase family protein, which yields MTVLDVVLHKTLPFDMRWNLVKRRPRVALSKHQIDTFWKEGHLTIPDFIDTAQVDEIDRSFQRLFRTRAGWKEGDFYDIAGLDQGDEFKLPQLLHPAKYAPELLRTAFWANAEAVAKALLGADARFSFDHAISKPPHPDSATPWHQDQAFHRAGSHVENITIWLPLQDVDEENGCLTFVPESHTGPMLTHRNYRDDKRIEGLEAVGVDLDKVVTVPLRKGSVSIHHSRTLHYAGPNLSNRPRKVYSLLFAVQKPEPVVAVDYPWNVDKPTARLERKRAYEQRWSNRAQRRIKNALSSTLHRVVG from the coding sequence TTGACCGTCCTCGACGTGGTTCTCCACAAGACGCTCCCGTTCGACATGCGCTGGAACCTGGTGAAGCGCCGGCCCCGGGTGGCGCTCAGCAAGCATCAGATCGACACTTTCTGGAAGGAGGGGCACCTGACGATCCCCGACTTCATCGATACCGCCCAGGTCGACGAGATCGACCGCTCCTTCCAGCGGCTGTTCCGGACCCGTGCCGGCTGGAAGGAAGGCGATTTCTACGACATCGCCGGGCTGGACCAGGGCGACGAGTTCAAGCTTCCGCAACTGCTCCACCCCGCAAAATACGCGCCGGAACTGCTGCGCACGGCGTTCTGGGCCAATGCGGAGGCGGTCGCGAAGGCCCTGCTCGGCGCGGACGCCCGCTTCTCATTCGACCACGCGATCAGCAAGCCGCCGCATCCCGACTCCGCCACCCCCTGGCACCAGGACCAGGCGTTCCACCGGGCCGGGAGCCATGTGGAGAACATTACTATCTGGCTGCCCCTGCAGGACGTGGACGAGGAGAACGGCTGCCTGACCTTCGTTCCGGAGAGCCATACCGGGCCGATGCTGACTCACCGCAACTACCGCGACGACAAGCGGATCGAGGGCCTGGAGGCGGTCGGGGTCGATCTGGACAAGGTCGTGACGGTGCCGCTGCGCAAGGGCTCCGTCTCGATCCACCACAGCCGCACACTGCACTATGCCGGGCCGAATCTGTCCAACCGGCCCCGCAAGGTCTATTCGCTGCTGTTCGCCGTGCAGAAGCCGGAGCCGGTGGTAGCGGTCGATTATCCCTGGAACGTGGACAAGCCGACCGCCCGGCTGGAGCGCAAGCGGGCCTATGAGCAGCGCTGGTCCAACAGGGCGCAGCGGAGGATCAAGAACGCCCTGTCCAGCACCCTGCACCGGGTCGTCGGCTGA
- a CDS encoding terminase small subunit: MQPAPGTSSTPVIRLTARQEAFCQAMAANVGGAEAARRAGYSPNGAKQRGAFLMTQPEIRIRVDQLRAARAGSHEADLEEAAETVKTIIAEAMDKRSLSLALRAVELRLKLRGVIRDKRIPHHYVSDAPHPDADLEQLDFDPAEDDDTPAAEMPSETPEEATSEAAAEAPAETVTPDSDPAPAPVTSPAGRPTSANPTQKPFRHRERGGSPGREGHRDRRAA, translated from the coding sequence ATGCAACCAGCCCCCGGTACCTCCTCAACCCCGGTGATCCGCCTGACCGCCCGCCAGGAGGCGTTCTGCCAAGCCATGGCCGCCAATGTGGGCGGGGCGGAGGCGGCCCGGCGGGCGGGCTATTCGCCGAACGGGGCGAAGCAGCGCGGCGCCTTCCTGATGACCCAGCCGGAGATCCGCATCCGCGTCGATCAGCTCCGCGCCGCCCGCGCCGGCAGCCACGAGGCCGACCTGGAGGAGGCGGCGGAGACCGTCAAGACCATCATCGCCGAGGCCATGGACAAGAGGTCGCTGTCGCTCGCCCTGCGCGCGGTCGAATTGCGGCTCAAGCTGCGCGGCGTGATCCGGGACAAGCGGATTCCCCACCACTATGTCAGCGACGCCCCGCACCCCGACGCCGACCTGGAGCAGCTTGATTTCGACCCGGCCGAGGATGACGACACCCCCGCCGCCGAGATGCCGTCAGAGACCCCGGAAGAGGCCACGTCAGAGGCTGCGGCCGAGGCGCCGGCCGAAACAGTGACCCCGGATAGTGACCCTGCGCCCGCGCCCGTCACCTCTCCGGCCGGGCGGCCGACGTCGGCAAACCCCACGCAGAAGCCGTTCCGCCACCGCGAGCGGGGCGGCAGCCCGGGCCGCGAAGGGCACCGGGACCGCCGCGCCGCTTAA
- a CDS encoding response regulator, protein MTEEMPHILVVDDDLRLREVLRKYLVKNGFMVTTAQHAADARAKLGSLAFDLIVLDVMMPGESGLDLTESLRRDSQVPILLLTARGELDDRIAGLEAGADDYMSKPFEPRELVLRITSILRRVPRPVEPMADLRIGKWTFVPDREELRAGDETVRLTSAEAALLRVLAGRPGAILTREELADRAGIVGNARTVDVQVSRLRSKLEDDPRLPRYLHTVRGEGYVLRPE, encoded by the coding sequence ATGACCGAGGAGATGCCCCACATCCTGGTGGTCGACGACGACCTGAGGCTGCGGGAGGTGCTGCGCAAGTACTTGGTGAAGAACGGGTTCATGGTGACCACCGCGCAGCACGCGGCCGACGCCCGGGCCAAGCTCGGCAGCCTCGCCTTCGACCTGATCGTGCTGGACGTCATGATGCCGGGGGAAAGCGGCCTGGACCTGACCGAGAGCCTGCGGCGGGATAGCCAGGTGCCGATCCTGCTGCTGACCGCGCGGGGCGAGCTGGACGACCGCATCGCCGGGCTGGAAGCCGGTGCCGACGACTACATGAGCAAGCCCTTCGAGCCGCGCGAACTGGTCCTGCGCATCACCTCGATCCTGCGCCGGGTGCCCCGCCCGGTCGAGCCGATGGCCGACCTGCGGATCGGCAAATGGACCTTCGTCCCCGACCGGGAGGAACTGCGCGCCGGCGACGAGACGGTGCGCCTGACCAGCGCCGAGGCGGCCCTGCTGAGGGTGCTGGCGGGCCGGCCCGGCGCCATCCTGACCCGCGAGGAGTTGGCCGACCGCGCCGGCATCGTGGGCAATGCCCGCACCGTGGACGTCCAGGTCAGTCGCCTGCGCAGCAAGCTGGAGGACGACCCCAGGCTTCCGCGCTATCTCCACACCGTGCGCGGCGAGGGTTATGTTCTGAGACCGGAATGA
- a CDS encoding ATP-binding protein, producing the protein MTAIHELTARSYGPDRRGPRGLIKRMLPQTLFGRSLLIIVTPVILLQVVATWIFYDRHWDTMTNRLAFAVAGEIGMVIEQLERDVSMADRTDTLAMAARTMDLIITFEPEAVIPNRRQELSSLLERTLGMALDERVRKPFTVDTRVASNWVEIRVQMADGVLSVMAPERRLFSSTTYIFLLWMVGAAMVLFAIAIIFMRNQIRPIRRLAAAADAFGKGRDVTRFKLEGASEVRQAAAAFLVMRERIQRQISQRTEMLAGVSHDLRTPLTRMKLQLELFGDGPDVDDLKTDVIEMEQMIEGYLAFARGEGAETPVPTDLNRLINEAVSAARRDGAIVDVHLEDEMSLPLRPNSVKRCLANLIGNARRYADHVWVQAGRREDAIEITVDDDGPGIPAGSHEDVFRPFFRLEESRNRSTGGVGLGLTIARDVIRSHGGDITLAESPRGGLRAVVRLPV; encoded by the coding sequence ATGACGGCGATACATGAACTGACCGCGCGCAGCTACGGCCCCGACCGGCGTGGGCCGCGCGGGCTGATCAAGCGGATGCTGCCCCAGACGCTGTTCGGGCGGTCGCTCCTGATCATCGTCACGCCGGTGATCCTGCTCCAGGTGGTCGCCACCTGGATCTTCTACGACCGGCACTGGGACACCATGACCAACCGGCTCGCCTTCGCGGTGGCCGGCGAGATCGGCATGGTGATCGAGCAGCTGGAACGCGACGTCTCCATGGCCGACCGGACGGACACGCTGGCCATGGCGGCGCGCACCATGGACCTGATCATCACCTTCGAGCCGGAGGCGGTCATCCCGAACCGGCGGCAGGAGCTGAGCAGCCTGCTGGAGCGCACGCTCGGCATGGCGCTGGACGAGCGCGTGCGGAAGCCCTTCACCGTGGACACCCGGGTCGCCAGCAACTGGGTCGAGATCCGCGTGCAGATGGCCGACGGCGTACTGTCGGTGATGGCGCCCGAGCGCCGCCTGTTCAGCTCGACGACCTATATCTTCCTGCTCTGGATGGTCGGCGCCGCCATGGTGCTGTTCGCCATCGCGATCATCTTCATGCGCAACCAGATCAGGCCGATCCGCCGGCTGGCCGCGGCGGCGGACGCCTTCGGCAAGGGCCGCGACGTGACCCGGTTCAAGCTGGAGGGGGCCTCGGAGGTCCGGCAGGCCGCCGCCGCCTTCCTGGTGATGCGCGAGCGCATCCAGCGCCAGATCAGCCAGCGGACCGAGATGCTGGCCGGCGTCTCCCACGACCTGCGCACGCCGCTGACCCGCATGAAGCTCCAGCTGGAACTGTTCGGCGACGGGCCCGACGTGGACGACCTGAAGACCGACGTGATCGAGATGGAGCAGATGATCGAGGGCTACCTGGCCTTCGCCCGCGGCGAGGGCGCCGAGACGCCGGTCCCGACCGACCTGAACCGCCTGATCAACGAGGCGGTCAGCGCCGCGCGCCGGGACGGGGCAATCGTCGACGTCCACCTGGAGGACGAGATGAGCCTGCCGCTCCGCCCGAACTCGGTCAAGCGCTGCCTGGCCAACCTGATCGGGAACGCGCGGCGCTACGCCGACCATGTCTGGGTCCAGGCCGGCCGGCGCGAAGACGCGATCGAGATCACCGTAGACGACGACGGTCCCGGCATACCGGCCGGTTCCCACGAGGACGTGTTCCGCCCCTTCTTCCGGCTGGAGGAGTCGCGCAACCGGTCGACCGGCGGCGTCGGCCTGGGCCTGACCATCGCCCGCGACGTGATCCGAAGCCACGGCGGCGACATCACGCTGGCGGAAAGCCCGCGCGGCGGCCTGCGCGCGGTGGTGCGGCTGCCGGTCTGA